Proteins from one Telopea speciosissima isolate NSW1024214 ecotype Mountain lineage chromosome 1, Tspe_v1, whole genome shotgun sequence genomic window:
- the LOC122661212 gene encoding protein PMR5-like, which produces MAVPLAIPSIYYRSGSCSMILYLILVVARTASSALLVGLKHHQNSHYFRKPPNLQANQTTCNLFVGNWVRDDDGTYPIYQSSACPIIDPEFNCQMYGRPDTGYLRYRWQPINCELPRFNGLDFLVKMKGKTVMFVGDSLGRSQWESLICMISIWIPRSPTQLLREDPLYTFKFLEYGVTVSFHKAPYLVDIDTVQGKRILRLEEISANANTWSGVDVLSFNSGHWWLHYSSLQGWDYMESGGTLYQDMDRSVAFERGLRTWAKWVDTNIDPTKIRVFFQGISPQHYNPTEWNSGAPASANCYGERTPLSGEMYPGPYPDQMKVTLAVLKDMHHPVYLMDITTLSQLRKDAHPSIYTPDRTPDCSHWCLPGLPDTWNQLFYTSLFF; this is translated from the exons atggCGGTTCCTCTTGCCATTCCTTCAATTTATTATAGAAGTGGGTCTTGCTCTATGATTCTGTATTTGATTCTGGTTGTTGCCCGTACAGCCTCATCAGCTCTACTGGTGGGATTGAAGCATCACCAAAACAGCCACTACTTCAGAAAACCACCGAACCTCCAAGCCAATCAAACCACCTGTAACTTGTTCGTAGGGAACTGGGTTCGCGATGACGACGGTACATACCCAATATACCAGTCATCTGCGTGTCCCATCATCGATCCAGAATTTAATTGCCAGATGTACGGTCGACCCGATACAGGTTACCTCAGATATCGATGGCAACCCATCAATTGCGAGCTCCCCAG GTTCAATGGGCTTGATTTTCTGGTGAAGATGAAAGGGAAGACTGTGATGTTCGTGGGAGATTCACTGGGTCGCAGTCAATGGGAGTCTTTGATTTGTATGATTTCCATCTGGATTCCACGGTCACCCACCCAATTGCTCAGGGAGGATCCTCTGTAcactttcaagttctta GAATACGGGGTGACCGTGTCGTTCCATAAAGCACCGTATCTGGTGGACATAGACACAGTACAAGGGAAGCGAATTCTGAGGTTGGAGGAAATCTCTGCAAATGCCAACACTTGGAGTGGTGTTGATGTCTTGTCCTTTAATTCCGGTCACTGGTGGCTTCACTATAGTTCTCTTCAAGG GTGGGACTATATGGAATCAGGAGGGACACTGTATCAAGATATGGACCGTTCTGTGGCGTTTGAGAGAGGATTAAGAACATGGGCTAAGTGGGTTGACACCAATATTGATCCAACCAAGATTCGTGTCTTCTTCCAAGGCATCTCTCCTCAACACTACAA TCCTACTGAGTGGAACAGTGGTGCTCCGGCATCGGCAAACTGTTACGGTGAAAGAACACCACTGAGCGGCGAAATGTATCCAGGGCCCTATCCGGATCAAATGAAGGTGACTCTGGCTGTGTTGAAAGATATGCACCATCCAGTGTATCTGATGGACATTACAACATTGTCTCAGCTCAGGAAAGATGCTCACCCCTCCATCTATACTCCAGATAGAACTCCTGACTGTAGTCATTGGTGTCTACCGGGTCTACCCGATACTTGGAATCAGCTTTTCTACACGTCTTTGTTCTTCTAa